From one Oncorhynchus clarkii lewisi isolate Uvic-CL-2024 chromosome 6, UVic_Ocla_1.0, whole genome shotgun sequence genomic stretch:
- the LOC139410911 gene encoding homeobox protein Nkx-6.3-like — translation MDPNIPGSFLFNNSLNQFSSDLKTPVCQFSVPNSFCKLNPGLNSQLQATGTAQGISNILSRSMMGATGTTTLLSGYPTMGGFGTVDPGVYYNCADYNPSLGSFTKPGTECPMKGRSGSCWAESGCEWRGGRQQCTDNSGHLGDMSGRKKHTRPTFSGHQIFALEKTFEQTKYLAGPERARLAYSLGMTESQVKVWFQNRRTKWRKKSASEPSSTQATQGEQGGEISENEVEDEEYNKPLDPDSDDEKIRLLLRKHRRAFSVLHLGPHHV, via the exons ATGGATCCCAACATACCTGGGTCTTTCCTGTTTAACAACAGCCTGAACCAATTCTCCTCGGACTTAAAGACACCTGTGTGTCAGTTCTCAGTGCCCAACTCCTTCTGCAAGCTCAACCCAGGCCTGAACAGCCAGCTGCAGGCAACGGGCACAGCCCAAGGCATTAGCAACATTCTCAGCCGTTCCATGATGGGTGCTACAGGCACCACCACCCTGCTCTCTGGATACCCCACCATGGGGGGCTTTGGCACTGTGGACCCAGGGGTCTACTACAACTGTGCAGACTATAACCCCTCCCTGGGCAGCTTCACCAAGCCTGGCACTGAGTGCCCCATGAAGGGTCGCAGTGGCAGTTGCTGGGCAGAGAGCGGGTgcgagtggagaggagggaggcagcagTGCACAGACA ACAGTGGGCATCTAGGAGATATGTCAGGCAGGAAGAAGCACACCAGACCTACATTCAGTGGACATCAGATATTTGCCCTGGAGAAAACCTTTGAGCAGACCAAGTACTTGGCCGGGCCAGAGAGAGCTAGACTGGCCTACTCCCTGGGCATGACAGAGTCACAAGTCAAG GTGTGGTTCCAGAACCGACGTACCAAGTGGAGGAAGAAGAGTGCCTCCGAGCCTAGCTCCACCCAGGCCACACAGGGTGAGCAGGGAGGGGAGATTTCGGAGAAcgaggtggaggatgaggagtACAACAAGCCTCTGGACCCCGACTCAGACGACGAGAAGATACGACTGCTGCTGCGTAAACACCGCCGGGCTTTCTCTGTACTCCACCTTGGACCACACCACGTCTGA